In the Pedobacter cryoconitis genome, CTCCAGCTTAAAAGGCGTTCCTGCAAATACTTTGATCTTTCCAAACTTAGAATCAGGAAACGTTGCCTATAAATTATTACAGGAACTTGGAAATGTAGAAGCAGTAGGCCCGATTCTTTTAGGCCTGAACAAACCAGTACATGTTTTACAAATGGACAGTTCTGTTAGAGAAATTGTGAATATGATTACAATTGCTGTAGTTGACGCACAATAAAACGATCACTAAATATAAAAGCCTCAGCTGATTTTGAATCGGCTGAGGCTTTTATATTTAACTATATGAGGCTTCCCTTTGAACTAATAGAGGTTATTTGCTTAAAAACAAATCACTGCTCAGGTACCGGTCTCCCCTGTCGCAAGCTATAAAAACAATTACCCCTGAAGTTAATTCAGAAGCCAGTCTAAGCGCACAAGCCAAAGCCCCACCGCTGCTCATTCCAGCAAAGACACCTTCTGCTTTGGCCATTTTCCTGGTATATTCCGAAGCTTCATCCTGTGAAACGTCCATTATTCTGTCTACCCTTGACGCATCAAATATTTTAGGCAGATATTCCTTTGGCCATCTTCTGATACCAGGGATTGAAGAGTCTTCTGTAGGCTGACAACCCACAATCTGAATTGCCGGATTCTTCTCCTTTAAATACATAGAATTCCCCATTATACTTCCTGTAGTCCCCATAGAACTCACAAAATGCGTAATCTTATGTTCAGTATCTTTCCATATTTCAGGTCCTGTCGACTTATAATGTGCCAGATAATTATCAGGATTTGCAAATTGATTTAACAAAAAATACCCAGGTGTAACCCCTTTTTCCTCTGCATAATCCCTGCACTTCTCAATAGATTCCAGTAACGTAACTTTTGCACCGAATGCTTCCATGGTGAGTGTACGCTCTCTTGTAGAGTTCGAAGGCATAACCAGTTCAATATCCAGCCCATAAATAGCAGCAATCATTGCCAGCGCAATACCCGTATTTCCACTGGTCGCTTCCACTAATTTCGTCTCTTTCGTAACTTCACCGCGTTCCATTGCACTGCGGATCATATTTAAAGCAGCCCTGTCTTTAACACTTCCACCAGGATTATTTCCTTCCAGTTTAGCAAAAATCCGAACTGCCGGATTAGGGTTTAGCTTTGTAATTTCTACTAAAGGCGTATTACCTATGCAATCTATTAATGTTCCCATGCTTAAATTCTGCTTTTTGTTTCTATCACTTTCATTGCCGATTGATGGTATACCGTGGAATTTGACGGAACACTTTTAGTCAACCACACATTTCCTCCGATCACACTATTTTCTCCAATCACCGTATCCCCACCTAAAATGGTTGCACCCGAATAAATGATCACATGATCACCAATAGTAGGATGTCTTTTCGTATCCGCCATGAATTTCTCCACGCTGAGCGCCCCAAGCGTAACATTCTGATATAACTTTACATGGTTACCAATTTTCGTTGTTTCCCCAATCACTAAACCTGTTCCATGATCGATGAATAAATACTCCCCGATTTCAGCACCCGGATGGATATCAATACCCGTTGCCGAATGTGCATATTCAGTCAGTATCCTTGGAATTAACGGGATACCCATTTTTAATAACTTATGTGCTATTCTATAGATTGATATAGCCAGAAATCCAGGATAAGTCCGGATGATTTCAAATTCACTTCTTGCTGCCGGGTCACCACTCAGCGCAGCGGTAACATCTGTATTCATTTGGCGGAATAACGCTGGAAGCTCATTGTAAAAAGTCTCCGCAATCACATGATGATTGCAGGTTGTACAAGCCTTTGTCTTTTGTAGAATATGAAGTAGTTCTTGTTCAGAATGACCAAAATACTTTTTAATTTCCTCTAAAGTATGGCTTGGATTAGTTAACCGTTCGGGATAAACTAAATTAAGCAGGCTCACAGCCCATTCCGCAATTTCAAGGTTGGAGGGTACGGCTTCAATCTGGCTTTGTTTGTTATAGATATGAAGATAAAATTCTTCGTTCATTATAGGTGGATTTTAAATGTTTAAGATACGTGATTTGCCATCACATAGATATCAGCTTTTTTTGATAAAATAATTTGATTCTTTTCTAACGCCTCTTTGATTTTTTGATAGTTATCATAATAAACAGCCCAGAAGTTGCCATTTGGTGCCCATGCCCTCGCTAACAAGACTACTGAACTATCTTCCAGTGAAGAAACCAGTACTACAGGCTTAGGGTCTTTAAGGATTAACGCATCACTTTCCAGTACACCCAGGATAACCTTACGTGCACTATCAATATTCATATCAAAAGAAATACTAATCTTATACTCTGCCTGACGGATTTCATTGTCTGATGTATTATTAATTACAGCATTTGCCAGCGGGCCATTAGGTGCATAAATCGTTGTACCATTCCCAGCTTTCAAGGTGGTATATAAAATATCAATCTTCAATACTGTCCCGGAGACATTATTCGCAGCACTAATATTATGTCCAACCTTAAAGGGCTTAAAAAGCAAAATCAGAACTCCACCTGCAAAATTGGAAAGACTGCCCTGTAAAGCCAGACCAACAGCCAAACCGCCCGAAGCCAGCACCGCAACAAAAGAGCTCGTTTGTATCCCGATCATTGAAGCGCAGGAAATAACCAGTAAAATATAAAGGATAACCCTGATAATACTGACTAAAAACTCACTCAAAGAAATATCAACCGTATTGCGTTGAAAGTGCCGGTGGATAAAACCAAGAAACCATTTAATCAGCCAGATACCGGCTAAAAGAGTAACTACAGCAAGAATGAAGTTTGGCAGACTACTGATGACCTTTTCTGAAAAAACTTCTACATAATTTTCAATTCTATTCATTTGTCAATAAACGCAATGTTAATTAGAGGGGACTAAAAAAGAGCCTGTTTAAAATTTATCAGATAAACTTCAAACAGACTCTAAGATTCTTTAAAGATACGTATCTATTTTTTTGTTCAAAATCAAAAGGTATCATTGCTGCGTCACATCAGTAATATAGCCTTCAATTGCCCTAAGTAATGAATTCTACTTCGAAAGATGTCCCGGGATTAAGGACAAAAAAATGTGATTTCAAACTTCCGTCAATTGCTTCATCGATCTTTCGCCAGTCGAACTCCGCAACTGTCAAATCGCCTGGCACTTCAGTCATCCCACTCTTGAATACCATGTCTTTGGTTGAAAACAGCGGAATAAACTCCTTTCCCTCCCTCACAAAAGTCTGAAAATCGATCCCATTACTCAGCGGATCAAAGTCTTTAAAAAGGGAAGTGACCTTTGAAACCTTGATTTTCTCTACAAAACTCTTCTTATAAGTAGGATCGAACCATTGTTTCATGACCAGTACATTCAGCGGCTGAGGCTTGTCCTTTACATAAAAAGGGAAATTGCTCCCCTCAATAAAATCCAGTAATTCCGGTCGATCAACCGTAGAGGTATAAAACATGGAGACATCTGGCATAAATGTCTTTTTGATATGATGCGTCATCTTCTTCAACCCTTCCCCATCCCCCAGATGCGCTATCGCCAAAAATAAATCATTATCATCCTTTTCCTCATCATACAACAAACCAAAATAAGCCCTTAACACAGTTGGTTTACTTATAAATAAGTTAACCAGATTCTCTACAAACCCTATGTCAGTACCTCTGAAATAGGAAGAATGATCATCTCCGCGCTCATCAGCATCATTCTCATTGGTATTTAAAAAATCAAATAATCCCATATATATATATTTTCAGGGCTTTGGTTTATCTTATCAAACAGGACATTGATTACCAAACCATAGCATCTAATATATGGAATTATAAAAGGCAATAAAAAGGAATAACTTAGAATTATGACAACCAGTAGTTTTTTTTTCTGCAAGCTGTAAAAGCAGATAGTATTAAAAATACCATGGTTAAAATAATCAGCAATTTTTCATAGTTTAAGTTTAAACCAATTAACAGTTTACTATATGTATAAAAGTAACCTCAGCATAAACCAAAAAAAATAACAATAATTTGCTATTTTCTCCTAACTATCTCATCAATTGCTATTTTCTCCTAACTATCTCATCAATAAATAACAATCCTCTTTCACCTCCAAACCACCACATCAACCAACCGGATAATCAATTTTAAAAAACACAAGCTAATGTGAGGACCTTCGTTCCGAGCCTCTTCGGCGAAGGCAATGTCGGCCTCACATAGCTTATATTTTTTAAAATTTGATTACCCCTCCACAAACTCCCACGCACTCTTATACCCCTCAAACCCTTCCACATACCCAATAAACCCATTATAAAACTCCGACCTGGAAAGCGTCGCACTGTCCCCAATCACCACAAGCTTCTTCTTTGCCCTGGTAATCGCAACATTCATCCTTCTCACATCAGCTAAAAACCCGATTACCCCTTCACTGTTACTTCTTGTCAACCCTATATATACGATATCCCTTTCTTGTCCCTGAAAACTATCAATAGTATTCACAGCAATCTTATCCGCATACACCATTAACTCCGGCGCGTTCAATAAAAGCTCTTTTAATAAATACACCTGCTGCTTATAAGGTGAAATCACAGCAATAGTAGGAAAATCGGCCAAAGCCACCCCACTATCCTTCACCCTGTTCACCAACTGCGTCAGGTGCTTCATCAAAAACACTCCTTCCTCAGGATTTGTCGTACTTGTTCCCTCCAGCTTCTCCTCAAAACCACAACCCGCCGTATCCACAAACTCCACAGGTTCTTCCCCCTCCATCAACACCCGGGTAGCTACAGAAGCATGAGCCTTCATCTTATCCTCATAAAAAATCCTTGAAGAATACCCCATAATCTGCTCATTCATCCTGTACTGCTCCTCTAAAAGAACTACTGCCTCTGGATGTAAAGCCACACACTTTTCCAATAAAGTAGTACTCAACCCATTTCTTGCAGCCACATTAGACTTTACCGTAGGCGACAGCTGGCAATGATCTCCCGCAAAAATCACCTTCTTAGCTTTCAAGACCGGTATCCAGCAAGCAGGCTCAAGCGCTTGCCCAGCCTCATCAATTACTACCGTATGAAAATGACGGTTTCTGACCGTATAATGATTAGATCCCACCAAAGTTGCCGTAATCACCTGAGCCTTTGTCACCAGATCATCAATAATATATTGCTCAGTATTGCCCACCTCTTTCATAATCTTATGCGCCTCACTGAACAACGCCTTACGCTGTTCCTGCTCGGCCTTACCGAAATTACGCTTATACTTATGCGCCAGGTTTTTATACTCATTCGCTTGCTTCTTCAGGTTTTTCATCTCCTTCATGCTGCTATGCTCAGACATTTTACTATCCAGCGTTAAAGCTGTCAACCGCTCCGAAACCCTTGCCGGATTACCCACACGTAACACATTTAACCCCTCATCAGCCAACTTTTCACTCAGTAAATCGACTGCCGTATTACTCGGAGCAACCACTAAAATCTGCTGATGATCCTGTTTAATCAATGCTTTTATTGCCTGAACAAGCGTAGTCGTTTTACCCGTTCCCGGAGGCCCGTGAACAATGGCCAAATCAGTTGCAGACAAAATCTTGTCTACCGCAATCTGTTGTACCTCGTTCAAAGAAGGGATACGGTACAAATGAGTTTGAGTATTGAACGAAGGAGATAAATCACCCGTCAAAATTCTGACCAGCCTCCCATCTTCTTCCTTCTCAAAAGGGGAAGCTGCCATCTTAAGCGCATTCTGCATCTCATCATAACTATTGTTATCAAAAAGCACATCTAACCCTAACTTACCATCACGCGACCAATCAGGCAATTCATCCGTCCGTAAAGTAACCTTGATTTTATGACCAGACTGGTGAGAAACCACTCCCTCAACCCGGTCAACCTTTGGATCATGGTTAGAAAACAGCACCACTGATGCCCCAAACCGAAGCTGATGACTAATATCCAGATGAGAAGTACGCTCCATCTCTACCGTCAGATAATCACCCCGGCTCATCTCAGAACCTCTGATCGCAATCGGGTACCACGTTAAACCATTCGCCCGGCGATCTGCTACAGAAGAAGACTCCGTTAATTTTAAGTAAGCATTTTGATCTTCTTCACGTTCAGTTTTGAGTAAATCAAGCAGTTTTTTGAAATATTCCATTGTTGCAAAGGTAGCAGTTTACCTCAATTTTGACATTCAGTTGAAAAGCACCTCAAACAGAAGCCCTATATTGCCATCAATCCATTAAATTACGATGAAACATTACAGACAAATCTATCAGCAAGCCAAAGACCTGACTCAAATGGAAAGCTCAGCAATTGATGATTTACTCTGGAAATTAATCTGTTATGCCCCTAAAATCCCTTTGAGATTAGCACAACAGCAGCTTTTAGACACAGCTGAACACTTTCAACTCTCGGTAACAGATACCTACTTTACCAAACAAGAACTCGTATTTAATGGATTTAAATGGGGAACAGGCAGCCGTAAAATACTGCTTACCCATGGATGGAGCTCTAAAGCAGCAGATTTCTCTGCACTGCTCGAAGAATTGCTTAAACTCGAAGACGTAGAAATCATTGCCTTTGACGCGCCAGGAAACGGAAGTTCGCCTGCAGAACTATCAAATCTGATTCTTTATATAGAAGCTATCAAAAAGATTATCAATCAATATGGAAAGCCATCTGCCGTCATTGGACATTCCTTAGGCGCAATGGCTAATGTAATTGCCCTGCAACAAGCAGGCATCAAGCCTGATGTACTGATCAGTATTGCACCAGTTATTAAACTAAAAGCCCTGTTCTGTAATATGATGAATAGCGTAAATGTCCCTGAAAAACTGCAGGATAAATTCTTCACTTCTTTTCAGGCTACCTTTAACAGACCTGTTTCCGATTACGATCTGGATACTTATTATAACTTTGATCACACCCTGAACCACTGGATTGCATTTGATGAAGAGGATGCCGTAGTAAACTCCGCTTATCTTAACCTCTTTTTAAAAGAGCGGCCATGGATAAAGTCTGAAAACTACAAAGGAGCAGGGCATGAAAAATTAATCAGGCACACCCCACTCCTTAATGATCTGATCAGAGATTACTTCTCTGCTACCTTATAAATTATTTCCCAATCACTTTATAAGAAACCTTTCCATCATCACCAAAAACCTGTTCATAATAGACCCCATAATCAGAAACATAGTATTTATTACCTTTAACCATTACTTCTTTATAACCTTCAGGCAGCTGATTGACAACATCACCAATTTGTGGCCCGTTATCCTGATTATCATTTGCATGGTCTGTATTCAGCACTCCATCTTTACCTGCAACAATATAAACCGTTTTCCCATCCTGATCCTGAGATTCGCTGTAATACACCCCTTTGTACTCATAATAGGTTTGTCCGTTAATCACAACCTGCTGCGCATCCGAAGGCAATGAAGGAACTGAAGCTCCGATTGGTGGAACAACAACCTTATACGTATCCTCATATTGCCTGTAAAATAACCCGCCAGAATAATAAAACTGGCTATCCCCGTAAAAAAACGGATAGTATCCAAAAGGAAGAACACGAATACCAAAACCTAAATAAGGCCTGTAAAAACTGCGGTAAGCATAGTATGGCCTTCCATAGTATGGTCTTCTAAAACCCCAGCCAACCGGACGGTAATGATAACCAGCACGAACGCCGATATGTACTGAGCCGCCACCGCCAAATGAGCCTCTCGAGGAGCCATGAAAAGACCTGCCGCCTCCGCCACGTCCACCTCTTTGTGCAAAAACACTTGTTGTCAGTCCGCTGAATACCAGCAAGGCAACCACAACTATTAACGATTTAAAATTTAGAGTTTTCATAAAAAAATGAATCAATTTGGTTTTTTTGACTACAAGACAATTAAAAGGATTATTGCAAATGCTGATCAATTCATTTTTTAACTAAAAGGTGATAAAACCGTGACAAACCGGGCAAAAGAAACAGAAGAATACTATCTTAGAGCTATCAATTGATCATACATGAGGTTATTCAACAAACAGCATCTTTTAATCCTATCTGCTATTTTATTATCCACGGGCACTTATGCCCAGCAACTGGCCGGCGCACCAGAACCTTATGGCGCTATTCCTACAGAGAGACAGCTCAAATGGCAGGAAACAGAAATGTATTGTATCATCCACTTCACTCCTACGACCTTTCAAAACAAAGAATGGGGCTATGGAGATGCTGACCCTTCCATATTTAACCCCACTAAATTCAATGCCCTTCAAATTGTCAGCGCTGCTAAATCGGGAGGTTTTAAAGGGATCGTATACGTTGCTAAACACCATGACGGTTTCGCACTTTGGCCTACAAAAACTGCGGCCTATAATATTAGTGAAAGCCCATGGAAAAACGGTAAAGGCGATATGGTCAGAGAATTTCAGCAGGCAGCAAAGCAAACAGGGATGAAATTCGGAGTTTATTGTTCCCCATGGGACCGGAACAACCCCGATTATGGAACACCAGCTTACCTCACTATTTACCGCAATCAGCTTAAAGAACTTTATACCAATTATGGGGAGCTGTTTATGAGCTGGCATGATGGCGCGAATGGTGGAGACGGTTCTTACGGAGGAAAAAATGAGAAAAGACAAGTAGACCAGTCCACCTATTACGACTGGCTGAATACCTGGGAAATTACCAGGAAACTGCAACCAAATGCTAGTATTTTCAGTGATATTGGTCTGGATGTACGCTGGGTAGGAAATGAAAAAGGGATTGCACCAGAAACAAGCTGGTCTACCATTACCCTGAAAGGAAACGAAAATAAACCACCGATGCCCGGTTTCCTGCAAGATTCAAACCTGGGCAGCGGTACAAGAAATGGGGAACAATGGATACCGTTTGAGGGTGATGTATCACTGCGTCCGGGATGGTTTTACCACGCTGAACAAGATGGACAGGTTAAAACTGTAGCTGAATTATTTAACATTTATTGTAAATCAGTTGGTCATGGCGGGGCACTGGATCTTGGACTTTCCCCAACAACCGAAGGAATTCTTCATCCAAAAGATGTCAGCACCCTGGCTGCATTCGGAAAATTACTTCAACAGGTATTTGCAAATAATCTGGCTAAAGAAGCTAAAATAAGCCTCTCTGATATACGGAACAAACAACCAGGCGAATTTGGTGCAGCCAACCTGACTGATGCAAACAGATACAGTTATTGGGCCACAGATGATGCTGTTCACACGGCATGGGCACAACTTGATTTTAAGAAACCTGTGCAATTCAGTATTGTGCAACTCCGCGAAAATATTAAACTCGGACAAAGAATAGATAGTGTGGCTGTAGAGGTGTTTAAAAACAACCGTTGGGAAATACTGGCAAAAGCAACCAGCATTGGTGCTAACAGAATAATCCGTTTGCCTCAACCTGAAACCTCTGCAAAGATCCGTATCCATGTTTATGCGCCCGTAGCGATCACTTTAAGTGAAATTGGCCTTTACCTGGAGCCAGCGCTTAAATCGGAAGATACGCAAACAACAGACAGTGCTTATCCCAAAACAAATTGGAAAGCGTCTGTTTCAAATCCTTCAGCTACAGCACAATTAAAAAACAGTATAGACAATAATAAATCAACCTATTTTGAGACCAAAAGCAATAACTATATTGACTTTGATTTTGGCAAACCGCTGGTATTTTCGGTCGTAGGTTACCTGCCCGGACAAGACGGGACAGCAATCGGAGCTATTGAAAAATATGAAGTATTCAGTAGTGAAGATGGTAAAAACTGGCAGAAGATTGCCATCGGGGAATTTTCAAATATTAAGGCTAACCCTATTTTACAACGGATCACACTAGCTGCAAAAACAACAGCAAGATATCTGAGATTACAAAATAGTGAAAATGGAATAATCCGTATTGCAGAACTGGAAGTTTATAAATAGTCCGTTAAAAATAGCACCGTAATTCTTTTACAGCCAGTCTGATTTTTGATTTTACGGTGCCTAAAGGAATATGGAGCTTGTCAGATACTTCCAATTGCGTGTAGCCCTGAAAATAGACCAGGTTGAGAATTTGCTTCTGCGAATCTGACAGTACCCCCATCAGTTCACGCACGCCGATGACATCAGTATTGTACCGAAAATAGTGAAAATCATTGACTTTGGAATAGACACTGTCGATATCATCATTTCTAATACTTTTTGCAAAGTTTTTCCCTTTGAGGTAGTCTTTTGCAGTATTGCGCGCCAAACAGGCCATCCAGGTAAATAACCTGCCTTTCTCTTCATCAAATTGACCGATTGACTTCCAGATTTTGATAAATGTCTCCTGCAAAATGTCTTCAGCTACTTCTCTGGAAGAAACAAGTTTGGAGATCACCCCTAATAACACGGAAGCATAGGCCACATACAGCCGGTTAAAAGACAACCGGTTTTGCATTTTTAATTCCAGGACTATTTCTCTTTCAGATGAACCTCTCTGAACAGAAACTTTGTCTTTACTGGCAATCACCATAATTTTATGACTATAGGACCTGTTCATAGGATGAATTAATTTAACCTGAGTAATTATTTAAATTTACCGCCTTACACTAAGTATCGCAATAGATTATCATTATTCATTCCGTTCATTTTTTTTAAGAGATAATTTTGTTTTTCCTGAAATAATCCGCGTCATATCAGCCACTTCAGGCCACTGGTAACACCCCTATAAGTTAATAAAAATTCACGACAGTAACAAGTAACCTATTTAAAAACGAACATAAAATAAATGGAAAGATTATTAAACCCCATCAAATGGGTCTACCTTTGCTTATAAAAAAGAGAAACTGGATTTTATGGAAAACCTAAGTACAAAAACGTTTAAAAATGAATTTACCGATACATTTGACGGTGATGAAAGCGGAAATTTTCCACCCAGACAAACTCCTGGGGTTTTATACAGTAAAGCAATCCCTACCCCAGTTAAAAACCCAGAATTAATAGCCTGGTCTGCTGAACTGGCCGAAGAGCTTCAGGTTCAGAAACCCGATGACAAAGACCTGAGCATCCTTGGCGGAAACCTGATAACCCCTTCTATGTATCCTTATGCAGCCTGTTATGCAGGGCATCAGTTCGGAAACTGGGCGGGGCAACTTGGTGACGGACGTGCGATTACGCTTGGAGAATGGGAAACCTCAAATAAAACCGTATATGAGCTTCAGCTTAAAGGAGCAGGCCCAACGCAATATTCCCGCAGAGGAGACGGCAGAGCGGTCCTGAGATCATCTGTACGTGAATATTTAATGAGTGAGGCTATGTTCTATTTAGGTATCCCTACCACAAGGGCGCTAGCATTGGTCAGTACAGGTGACCAGGTGATGCGGGATCTTTTTTACGATGGGAACGCTGCTTATGAAAAAGGTGCGATTGTGATGCGTACAGCGCCAAGCTTCCTGCGTTTTGGGAATTTTGAAATGCTTGCTGCCCGGCAAGAACTTCCTCAGCTGCAAAAACTGACTTCATGGACTATAGAAAAATTCTTTCCGCATTTAACAGGGGAAAACAAAACACTGGCCTGGTTTGAAGAGGTAGTTGAGCAAACAGCTAGTCTGATGGTAGAATGGATCAGAGTAGGTTTTGTGCACGGCGTGATGA is a window encoding:
- a CDS encoding protein adenylyltransferase SelO; the encoded protein is MENLSTKTFKNEFTDTFDGDESGNFPPRQTPGVLYSKAIPTPVKNPELIAWSAELAEELQVQKPDDKDLSILGGNLITPSMYPYAACYAGHQFGNWAGQLGDGRAITLGEWETSNKTVYELQLKGAGPTQYSRRGDGRAVLRSSVREYLMSEAMFYLGIPTTRALALVSTGDQVMRDLFYDGNAAYEKGAIVMRTAPSFLRFGNFEMLAARQELPQLQKLTSWTIEKFFPHLTGENKTLAWFEEVVEQTASLMVEWIRVGFVHGVMNTDNMSILGLTIDYGPFSFLDQYDLEFTPNTTDLPGRRYAYGRQPSIGYWNLGCLASAIAPLFEETEQLSAALENYKTIYFAKYHAMMANKLGLDEFKPADQELIERVEKTLNLLKADMTIFYQLLISLPAETSTEESVSAHFSPSFYELPNKVTQQELYQTIKSYQKRISENQISTEASQELMRKTNPRFILRNYLLLQAIQELEKGDQTLFIKLQEAIKNPYAATQEEFFKLRPEWANDQPGSSTLSCSS
- a CDS encoding alpha/beta fold hydrolase, with the translated sequence MKHYRQIYQQAKDLTQMESSAIDDLLWKLICYAPKIPLRLAQQQLLDTAEHFQLSVTDTYFTKQELVFNGFKWGTGSRKILLTHGWSSKAADFSALLEELLKLEDVEIIAFDAPGNGSSPAELSNLILYIEAIKKIINQYGKPSAVIGHSLGAMANVIALQQAGIKPDVLISIAPVIKLKALFCNMMNSVNVPEKLQDKFFTSFQATFNRPVSDYDLDTYYNFDHTLNHWIAFDEEDAVVNSAYLNLFLKERPWIKSENYKGAGHEKLIRHTPLLNDLIRDYFSATL
- the cysM gene encoding cysteine synthase CysM; translation: MGTLIDCIGNTPLVEITKLNPNPAVRIFAKLEGNNPGGSVKDRAALNMIRSAMERGEVTKETKLVEATSGNTGIALAMIAAIYGLDIELVMPSNSTRERTLTMEAFGAKVTLLESIEKCRDYAEEKGVTPGYFLLNQFANPDNYLAHYKSTGPEIWKDTEHKITHFVSSMGTTGSIMGNSMYLKEKNPAIQIVGCQPTEDSSIPGIRRWPKEYLPKIFDASRVDRIMDVSQDEASEYTRKMAKAEGVFAGMSSGGALACALRLASELTSGVIVFIACDRGDRYLSSDLFLSK
- the epsC gene encoding serine O-acetyltransferase EpsC, whose protein sequence is MNEEFYLHIYNKQSQIEAVPSNLEIAEWAVSLLNLVYPERLTNPSHTLEEIKKYFGHSEQELLHILQKTKACTTCNHHVIAETFYNELPALFRQMNTDVTAALSGDPAARSEFEIIRTYPGFLAISIYRIAHKLLKMGIPLIPRILTEYAHSATGIDIHPGAEIGEYLFIDHGTGLVIGETTKIGNHVKLYQNVTLGALSVEKFMADTKRHPTIGDHVIIYSGATILGGDTVIGENSVIGGNVWLTKSVPSNSTVYHQSAMKVIETKSRI
- a CDS encoding alpha-L-fucosidase, which translates into the protein MRLFNKQHLLILSAILLSTGTYAQQLAGAPEPYGAIPTERQLKWQETEMYCIIHFTPTTFQNKEWGYGDADPSIFNPTKFNALQIVSAAKSGGFKGIVYVAKHHDGFALWPTKTAAYNISESPWKNGKGDMVREFQQAAKQTGMKFGVYCSPWDRNNPDYGTPAYLTIYRNQLKELYTNYGELFMSWHDGANGGDGSYGGKNEKRQVDQSTYYDWLNTWEITRKLQPNASIFSDIGLDVRWVGNEKGIAPETSWSTITLKGNENKPPMPGFLQDSNLGSGTRNGEQWIPFEGDVSLRPGWFYHAEQDGQVKTVAELFNIYCKSVGHGGALDLGLSPTTEGILHPKDVSTLAAFGKLLQQVFANNLAKEAKISLSDIRNKQPGEFGAANLTDANRYSYWATDDAVHTAWAQLDFKKPVQFSIVQLRENIKLGQRIDSVAVEVFKNNRWEILAKATSIGANRIIRLPQPETSAKIRIHVYAPVAITLSEIGLYLEPALKSEDTQTTDSAYPKTNWKASVSNPSATAQLKNSIDNNKSTYFETKSNNYIDFDFGKPLVFSVVGYLPGQDGTAIGAIEKYEVFSSEDGKNWQKIAIGEFSNIKANPILQRITLAAKTTARYLRLQNSENGIIRIAELEVYK
- a CDS encoding mechanosensitive ion channel family protein encodes the protein MNRIENYVEVFSEKVISSLPNFILAVVTLLAGIWLIKWFLGFIHRHFQRNTVDISLSEFLVSIIRVILYILLVISCASMIGIQTSSFVAVLASGGLAVGLALQGSLSNFAGGVLILLFKPFKVGHNISAANNVSGTVLKIDILYTTLKAGNGTTIYAPNGPLANAVINNTSDNEIRQAEYKISISFDMNIDSARKVILGVLESDALILKDPKPVVLVSSLEDSSVVLLARAWAPNGNFWAVYYDNYQKIKEALEKNQIILSKKADIYVMANHVS
- a CDS encoding RNA polymerase sigma factor, with translation MNRSYSHKIMVIASKDKVSVQRGSSEREIVLELKMQNRLSFNRLYVAYASVLLGVISKLVSSREVAEDILQETFIKIWKSIGQFDEEKGRLFTWMACLARNTAKDYLKGKNFAKSIRNDDIDSVYSKVNDFHYFRYNTDVIGVRELMGVLSDSQKQILNLVYFQGYTQLEVSDKLHIPLGTVKSKIRLAVKELRCYF
- a CDS encoding DUF6515 family protein; this encodes MKTLNFKSLIVVVALLVFSGLTTSVFAQRGGRGGGGRSFHGSSRGSFGGGGSVHIGVRAGYHYRPVGWGFRRPYYGRPYYAYRSFYRPYLGFGIRVLPFGYYPFFYGDSQFYYSGGLFYRQYEDTYKVVVPPIGASVPSLPSDAQQVVINGQTYYEYKGVYYSESQDQDGKTVYIVAGKDGVLNTDHANDNQDNGPQIGDVVNQLPEGYKEVMVKGNKYYVSDYGVYYEQVFGDDGKVSYKVIGK
- a CDS encoding AAA domain-containing protein, yielding MEYFKKLLDLLKTEREEDQNAYLKLTESSSVADRRANGLTWYPIAIRGSEMSRGDYLTVEMERTSHLDISHQLRFGASVVLFSNHDPKVDRVEGVVSHQSGHKIKVTLRTDELPDWSRDGKLGLDVLFDNNSYDEMQNALKMAASPFEKEEDGRLVRILTGDLSPSFNTQTHLYRIPSLNEVQQIAVDKILSATDLAIVHGPPGTGKTTTLVQAIKALIKQDHQQILVVAPSNTAVDLLSEKLADEGLNVLRVGNPARVSERLTALTLDSKMSEHSSMKEMKNLKKQANEYKNLAHKYKRNFGKAEQEQRKALFSEAHKIMKEVGNTEQYIIDDLVTKAQVITATLVGSNHYTVRNRHFHTVVIDEAGQALEPACWIPVLKAKKVIFAGDHCQLSPTVKSNVAARNGLSTTLLEKCVALHPEAVVLLEEQYRMNEQIMGYSSRIFYEDKMKAHASVATRVLMEGEEPVEFVDTAGCGFEEKLEGTSTTNPEEGVFLMKHLTQLVNRVKDSGVALADFPTIAVISPYKQQVYLLKELLLNAPELMVYADKIAVNTIDSFQGQERDIVYIGLTRSNSEGVIGFLADVRRMNVAITRAKKKLVVIGDSATLSRSEFYNGFIGYVEGFEGYKSAWEFVEG